A stretch of the Pongo pygmaeus isolate AG05252 chromosome 16, NHGRI_mPonPyg2-v2.0_pri, whole genome shotgun sequence genome encodes the following:
- the LOC129014661 gene encoding golgin subfamily A member 6-like protein 7 isoform X1: MWPQPHLPPLPMMSEKNQQSKLPEAKEKFTDDHQWNSAGAGTGATDSKQKKINNGTNPEKTTSGGYHSPEDEKQESHQYQQALRRQLEAQDHTIRILMCQKTELETALYYSQDAARKFEEESKDLAGCLHHSWNFARELQRALSAVSTQHKKADRYIKELTKERDALSLELYRNTITNEELKEKNAELQEKLRLVETEKSEIQLHIKELKRKLETGKILLPQVQTNTLQEEKMWNQEEELRDQKEKLRKQEEKMWRQEQRLRKQEKELRELEEQMRKQEEQMWEQDKQMRKQEEHMCDLEGQMRKQVEEMQKKEEQMMKQEEQMWEQEKQMMKQEEHMCDLEGQMRKQEEEMRKQEEQMMKQEEHMRDLEGQMRKQEEEMRKQEEEMRKQEEQMRKQEEQMRKQEEQMWEQDKQMQKQEEQMQEQEEQMRKQGEQMQEKEEQMQKQEQMWKQEEQMCELEEQMRMQEEQMREQDERLRFKEERLWDQDEKMQEEEEKMRGQVEEKMRGQVEKMREKERTGEQKMQEERCSEPCLPPSEDLYDTSHPGSVKPAREATEGSPDDNCTAQIMQLLGGRKNAQECPVLGSTSCIPFFYRGDKKKMKIISI, encoded by the exons ATGTggccccaaccccacctccctcctctccccatgaTGTCAGAAAAAAACCAACAGAGCAAATTGCCTGAGGCCAAGGAAAAG TTTACAGATGATCATCAGTGGAACAGTGCTGGTGCTGGTACCGGAGCAACCGAcagcaaacagaagaaaataaataatggcacTAACCCTGAGAAAACCACTTCTGGTGGTTACCATTCACCTGAGGAT GAAAAGCAGGAAAGCCACCAATATCAGCAAGCCCTAAGGAGGCAGctagag GCCCAGGATCATACCATACGAATCCTTATGTGTCAGAAAACTGAACTGGAGACAGCGCTCTATTACAGCCAGGATGCTGCTAGGAAATTTGAAG AAGAATCCAAGGATCTGGCAGGATGCCTGCATCATTCCTGGAACTTTGCAAGAGAGTTACAGCGGGCTCTCTCTGCTGTGTCCACACAGCACAAGAAGGCGGACAGG TATATCAAGGAGTTAACAAAGGAGAGGGACGCTTTGAGTCTGGAGCTGTACAGGAACAC CATAACCAATGAGgagctgaaggagaaaaatgcCGAACTACAAGAAAAACTTCGACTCGTAGAAACTGAAAAGTCTGAGATCCAGCTCCACATCAAGGAGCTAAAAAGGAAACTGGAGACAGGCAAAATCCTGCTGCCACAG GTTCAAACCAACACtttgcaggaggagaagatgtggaatCAGGAGGAGGAGCTACGGGATCAGAAGGAGAAGCTAcggaagcaggaggagaagatgtggagacagGAGCAGAGGCTGCGGAAGCAGGAGAAGGAGCTGCGCGAGCTGGAGGagcagatgcggaagcaggaggagcagatgtggGAGCAGGATAagcagatgcggaagcaggaggagcataTGTGCGACCTGGAGGGGCAGATGCGGAAGCAGGTGGAGGAGATGCAGAAGAAGGAGGAGCAGATGATGAAGCAGGAGGAACAGATGTGGGAGCAGGAGAAGCAGATGATGAAGCAGGAGGAGCATATGTGTGACCTGGAGGGgcagatgcggaagcaggaggaggagatgcggaagcaggaggagcagatgatGAAGCAGGAGGAGCATATGCGCGACCTGGAGGGgcagatgcggaagcaggaggaggagatgcggaagcaggaggaggagatgcggaagcaggaggagcagatgcggaagcaggaggagcagatgcggaagcaggaggagcagatgtggGAGCAGGATAAGCAGATGCAGAAGCAGGAGGAACAGatgcaggagcaggaggagcagatgcggaAGCAGGGGGAGCAGATgcaggagaaggaggagcagatGCAGAAGCAGGAGCAGAtgtggaagcaggaggagcagatgtgTGAGCTGGAGGAGCAAATGCGGAtgcaggaggagcagatgaggGAGCAGGACGAGAGGCTGCGATTTAAGGAGGAGAGGCTGTGGGATCAGGATGAGAAgatgcaggaggaggaggagaagatgcgggGGCAGGTGGAGGAGAAGATGCGGGGGCAGGTGGAGAAGATGCGGGAGAAGGAGAGGACGGGAGAGCAGAAGATGCAGGAGGAGCGGTGCTCAgagccctgcctccctccctccgaAGATCTGTATGATACGAGCCACCCTGGCAGCGTGAAGCCTGCACGAGAGGCCACGGAGGGTTCTCCTGATGACAATTGCACTGCACAGATCATGCAGCTGCTTGGTGGAAGGAAGAATGCCCAGGAGTGCCCAGTCTTAGGCAGCACCTCCTGCATCCCATTCTTCTACCGAGGAGACAAGAAAAAGATGAAGATCATCAGTATCTAA
- the LOC129014661 gene encoding golgin subfamily A member 6-like protein 7 isoform X2, whose protein sequence is MALTLRKPLLVVTIHLRMPRIIPYESLCVRKLNWRQRSITARMLLGNLKKNPRIWQDACIIPGTLQESYSGLSLLCPHSTRRRTGITNEELKEKNAELQEKLRLVETEKSEIQLHIKELKRKLETGKILLPQVQTNTLQEEKMWNQEEELRDQKEKLRKQEEKMWRQEQRLRKQEKELRELEEQMRKQEEQMWEQDKQMRKQEEHMCDLEGQMRKQVEEMQKKEEQMMKQEEQMWEQEKQMMKQEEHMCDLEGQMRKQEEEMRKQEEQMMKQEEHMRDLEGQMRKQEEEMRKQEEEMRKQEEQMRKQEEQMRKQEEQMWEQDKQMQKQEEQMQEQEEQMRKQGEQMQEKEEQMQKQEQMWKQEEQMCELEEQMRMQEEQMREQDERLRFKEERLWDQDEKMQEEEEKMRGQVEEKMRGQVEKMREKERTGEQKMQEERCSEPCLPPSEDLYDTSHPGSVKPAREATEGSPDDNCTAQIMQLLGGRKNAQECPVLGSTSCIPFFYRGDKKKMKIISI, encoded by the exons atggcacTAACCCTGAGAAAACCACTTCTGGTGGTTACCATTCACCTGAGGAT GCCCAGGATCATACCATACGAATCCTTATGTGTCAGAAAACTGAACTGGAGACAGCGCTCTATTACAGCCAGGATGCTGCTAGGAAATTTGAAG AAGAATCCAAGGATCTGGCAGGATGCCTGCATCATTCCTGGAACTTTGCAAGAGAGTTACAGCGGGCTCTCTCTGCTGTGTCCACACAGCACAAGAAGGCGGACAGG CATAACCAATGAGgagctgaaggagaaaaatgcCGAACTACAAGAAAAACTTCGACTCGTAGAAACTGAAAAGTCTGAGATCCAGCTCCACATCAAGGAGCTAAAAAGGAAACTGGAGACAGGCAAAATCCTGCTGCCACAG GTTCAAACCAACACtttgcaggaggagaagatgtggaatCAGGAGGAGGAGCTACGGGATCAGAAGGAGAAGCTAcggaagcaggaggagaagatgtggagacagGAGCAGAGGCTGCGGAAGCAGGAGAAGGAGCTGCGCGAGCTGGAGGagcagatgcggaagcaggaggagcagatgtggGAGCAGGATAagcagatgcggaagcaggaggagcataTGTGCGACCTGGAGGGGCAGATGCGGAAGCAGGTGGAGGAGATGCAGAAGAAGGAGGAGCAGATGATGAAGCAGGAGGAACAGATGTGGGAGCAGGAGAAGCAGATGATGAAGCAGGAGGAGCATATGTGTGACCTGGAGGGgcagatgcggaagcaggaggaggagatgcggaagcaggaggagcagatgatGAAGCAGGAGGAGCATATGCGCGACCTGGAGGGgcagatgcggaagcaggaggaggagatgcggaagcaggaggaggagatgcggaagcaggaggagcagatgcggaagcaggaggagcagatgcggaagcaggaggagcagatgtggGAGCAGGATAAGCAGATGCAGAAGCAGGAGGAACAGatgcaggagcaggaggagcagatgcggaAGCAGGGGGAGCAGATgcaggagaaggaggagcagatGCAGAAGCAGGAGCAGAtgtggaagcaggaggagcagatgtgTGAGCTGGAGGAGCAAATGCGGAtgcaggaggagcagatgaggGAGCAGGACGAGAGGCTGCGATTTAAGGAGGAGAGGCTGTGGGATCAGGATGAGAAgatgcaggaggaggaggagaagatgcgggGGCAGGTGGAGGAGAAGATGCGGGGGCAGGTGGAGAAGATGCGGGAGAAGGAGAGGACGGGAGAGCAGAAGATGCAGGAGGAGCGGTGCTCAgagccctgcctccctccctccgaAGATCTGTATGATACGAGCCACCCTGGCAGCGTGAAGCCTGCACGAGAGGCCACGGAGGGTTCTCCTGATGACAATTGCACTGCACAGATCATGCAGCTGCTTGGTGGAAGGAAGAATGCCCAGGAGTGCCCAGTCTTAGGCAGCACCTCCTGCATCCCATTCTTCTACCGAGGAGACAAGAAAAAGATGAAGATCATCAGTATCTAA